In Clostridium sp. DL-VIII, the following proteins share a genomic window:
- a CDS encoding glycosyltransferase family 2 protein, translating to MKNQVSLCMIVKDEEEYLPRCLSSIKDVVDEIIIVDTGSTDKTVKISKSFGAKVYYFKWNNNFSEARNESLKYATKDWILILDADDELNSEARETFKALLNTELDENAIYHFETLSYYGSGIEKDNIAVNLNPRLFKNNRGVHYEGEVHNQLIRAEGDYNAVCKDIKIYHYGYIDKRIVSKEKRKRNIAILNEQIKKKPDDGFVYFNLGSEYGALDDMNKALECYYKAYEKFDQHTGYSSLLILRIIISNLNLKNYNEALKFVDIGISYYPKCTDFYFYQSLIWKELDRPTLQIRALEKCIELGEPPSELKFIFGTWSYRAYYELGNVYMKYKDNYTAYNCYIEALKLKPDYIEPLYNIIQVLEEKKVSLDEMKRILEEFFPEDKKAYYEIAADLFYHVGHYSTALEYIKKYEDTVNVTESTTVLKSRCFIRNGNFEEYTNINNIDKKSSYYIISLMYKVLCFILLNKNENALYIVNNINKDNLSDYDKRYLKVYSELIKLFDKKPTMILTNDENDKEYMNIILEVIEILLINDKFDELAIAIELLNLVDTKYALLNLGKLYYRYGYIELAQKEILRSIKEVDIYDAEGLDILKY from the coding sequence ATGAAGAATCAGGTAAGTTTATGTATGATTGTAAAAGATGAAGAAGAGTATTTACCAAGATGTTTATCTAGCATTAAAGATGTTGTTGATGAGATAATAATAGTTGATACAGGATCTACAGATAAAACAGTAAAAATCTCTAAAAGTTTTGGGGCTAAGGTTTATTATTTTAAATGGAATAATAATTTTAGCGAAGCTAGAAATGAATCTTTAAAATATGCTACAAAAGACTGGATACTTATACTAGATGCAGATGATGAATTAAATTCAGAAGCTAGGGAAACTTTTAAGGCTTTATTAAATACTGAATTAGATGAAAATGCAATTTATCATTTTGAGACATTAAGTTATTATGGAAGCGGTATAGAAAAAGATAATATTGCTGTAAATTTAAATCCACGTTTATTTAAAAACAATCGTGGCGTTCACTATGAAGGAGAAGTCCATAACCAATTGATTAGAGCAGAAGGAGATTATAATGCAGTCTGTAAAGATATAAAGATATATCATTATGGCTATATTGATAAAAGGATTGTTTCTAAAGAGAAAAGAAAAAGAAATATAGCTATTTTGAATGAACAAATAAAAAAGAAGCCTGATGATGGATTTGTTTATTTTAATCTAGGTAGTGAATATGGCGCATTAGATGATATGAATAAAGCTTTAGAATGCTATTATAAAGCTTATGAAAAGTTTGATCAACATACTGGCTATAGCTCTTTGTTGATATTACGAATAATTATATCAAATTTAAATTTGAAAAATTATAATGAAGCTTTAAAATTCGTAGATATTGGAATCTCATATTATCCTAAATGTACAGACTTTTACTTTTATCAATCTCTCATTTGGAAAGAACTTGATAGGCCGACGCTTCAAATAAGAGCATTGGAGAAGTGCATTGAACTTGGTGAACCGCCTTCTGAATTAAAATTTATATTTGGAACATGGAGTTATAGAGCTTATTATGAATTAGGCAATGTTTATATGAAATATAAAGATAATTATACGGCTTATAATTGTTATATTGAAGCTTTGAAATTGAAACCTGATTACATTGAGCCTTTATATAATATAATTCAGGTATTAGAAGAGAAAAAGGTATCTTTAGATGAAATGAAAAGGATACTGGAAGAATTTTTCCCAGAAGACAAAAAAGCTTATTATGAGATTGCTGCTGATTTATTTTATCATGTTGGACATTATAGTACAGCACTAGAATATATAAAAAAATATGAAGATACAGTAAATGTCACTGAAAGTACCACTGTATTAAAATCACGATGTTTTATAAGAAATGGTAATTTTGAAGAATATACAAATATAAATAATATAGATAAAAAAAGTTCATATTATATAATTTCTTTAATGTATAAAGTTCTGTGCTTTATACTATTAAATAAGAATGAAAATGCATTATATATAGTAAATAATATTAATAAGGATAATCTATCCGATTATGATAAAAGGTACTTAAAGGTATACTCAGAATTAATAAAACTATTTGATAAAAAACCAACAATGATATTAACAAATGATGAAAATGACAAAGAATATATGAATATAATTTTAGAAGTTATAGAGATATTGCTTATAAATGATAAGTTTGATGAACTGGCAATAGCTATTGAGTTATTAAATTTAGTAGATACAAAATATGCATTGCTTAACCTTGGTAAATTATATTACAGATATGGATATATTGAACTTGCACAAAAGGAGATATTGAGGTCAATAAAAGAAGTTGATATATATGATGCGGAAGGTCTAGACATATTAAAATATTAA
- a CDS encoding CatB-related O-acetyltransferase has translation MLIPAENFKRYISLNNGNNENFLIGSIGINSYISDMYFKITPGDKTANLCVGNFTSISNGIGAHFNRNHDYKSVSQHFYSSGNDEVDIFNFKDKKIQQKGHIFIGSDCWIGTNVTLISGIKIGNGALIGANSVVAKDIPPYAIVVGNPAQIIKYRFDEEQIKKLLEIRWWNWGVNKIKENIEWFKKDVAEFTEKFYNSPKSNLEKVEYKHNKTQILFFPDFNEPYSVWRKVLEEYAKVFMEKPDKTLILRIKIDSDYEKNMDMLKNELNKYNKADVVIVDKNIKTEETLFKDADYFIATRNINTSEYIEFANRNNTIILSGTNIPIFTSEFIK, from the coding sequence TTGTTAATTCCAGCCGAAAATTTTAAAAGGTATATAAGTTTAAATAATGGTAATAATGAAAATTTTTTAATTGGAAGTATTGGCATAAATAGTTATATATCAGATATGTATTTTAAGATAACACCAGGAGATAAGACTGCAAATTTATGTGTTGGAAATTTTACATCAATATCAAATGGAATAGGTGCTCATTTTAATAGAAATCACGATTATAAATCTGTAAGCCAGCATTTTTATTCTAGTGGTAATGATGAAGTTGATATTTTCAACTTTAAAGATAAAAAAATACAACAGAAAGGGCATATATTTATAGGAAGTGATTGTTGGATAGGAACAAATGTAACTCTAATTTCTGGAATTAAAATTGGAAATGGAGCATTAATCGGAGCAAATTCTGTTGTTGCAAAAGATATTCCACCATATGCAATAGTGGTTGGTAATCCAGCACAAATAATAAAATATAGATTTGATGAAGAACAAATAAAGAAATTATTAGAAATACGATGGTGGAATTGGGGTGTGAATAAAATTAAAGAAAATATTGAGTGGTTTAAAAAGGATGTTGCTGAATTTACTGAAAAATTTTATAATTCTCCAAAGTCAAATTTAGAAAAAGTAGAATATAAACACAATAAAACCCAAATATTATTTTTCCCAGATTTTAATGAACCTTATTCCGTATGGAGAAAAGTATTAGAGGAATATGCAAAAGTTTTTATGGAGAAACCCGACAAGACGTTAATTTTAAGAATTAAAATAGATTCTGATTATGAGAAAAATATGGATATGCTTAAGAATGAATTAAATAAATATAATAAAGCTGATGTTGTAATAGTAGATAAAAATATTAAAACTGAAGAAACCTTATTTAAAGATGCAGACTACTTTATTGCAACAAGAAATATAAATACATCAGAATATATTGAATTTGCAAATAGAAATAACACTATTATATTATCTGGCACAAATATTCCGATTTTCACATCAGAATTTATTAAGTAA
- a CDS encoding glycosyltransferase yields the protein MEQNLGSIIKKEAVTYSIRNEIKLIFFVKKGMDSFLDDIIDGVSKKYNIKKVIITEYKQIDEGMEWADICWFEWCDDLIAYGSKLELAKEKKIICRLHSYEAFNGYINDVNWSNVNSLIVICEHIKNFIVKNFNINERIISIIPNGIDEKKWSFKERENGFNIVYVGYINYKKGPMLLLHTFKAIYDKDNRYKLYIAGIFQDNRDVLYYNQMIQEFGIENNVIYEGWQDDLDKWLNDKDYILCTSILESQNVSVMQAMCKGIKPIIHNFVGSKNIYDKKYVWNTIGEAISMIEEDNYASNEYKKYIVKNFSLAQQIDKVMAVIDNLKNTNIEDRELLEKPLVTVGITNYNNNTFLDKCIESVLKQTYKNVELIIVDDCSTDDSIKKIKFYEEKYSNIRAIFHEKNSGSPERGIEEIISQAKGEYVMKLDADDYLDNERALYEFISIFIENLDLDYVYCNLKLVDKDGIYQNTWKYKQFQYNEIISETFNRGGSGVIPIGTGVYKISFFRMNNLKWYDGKNMRIAVDTLNSLIFLKSNIRYEYIDKDLICYRQHENNITYDLKNRIKSIIYVMEYIVSNFSETIYLKDINWSTLTKEDVECTKGYLIGTKYYRTFIMYLRGEGMPWKHELNFDIEQIKLFLQPLINIAEKYLKKSLHNNNLYSEDINVVLKELNKYKMNVRLNKATEEYSIQSQIVKDGKVVRKNLLEQYKDKYKNKYSKLLIYSPTNGYWKYSFLSWKETLNYMGIEVDIIYKINTTFDYSFYNSYITIGTSTYIYDSLKNKTITNIKNKIGIISVQLNNDELDLINVQLSKQFNFKFLISSLAEETNDVTLYNWISNNIKIINLPFAFNPLNYYPEDANKIYDYFFVGTNSYVKYKETEKYLTPILSKYNNGILRGIGWGKDIPELYPSNTNFFYNRAKINLNYHLDIQKQNRSEVNERTFSIASCGAFQLVDNPKLIYELYSEDDMVIANDEYEYIEKFEYYLNKPLERLEKSYNALVKTYKKDYSLFKVLENFLKLMV from the coding sequence ATGGAACAAAATTTGGGGAGTATTATAAAGAAAGAAGCGGTTACATATAGCATAAGAAATGAAATCAAATTGATATTTTTTGTAAAAAAAGGGATGGATAGTTTTTTAGATGATATTATTGATGGAGTGTCCAAAAAATATAATATAAAAAAAGTTATAATAACAGAATATAAACAAATTGACGAGGGCATGGAATGGGCTGATATTTGTTGGTTTGAATGGTGCGATGACCTAATAGCATATGGAAGTAAGTTAGAATTAGCTAAAGAAAAAAAAATTATATGCAGGCTTCATAGTTATGAAGCTTTTAATGGTTATATTAATGATGTCAATTGGAGCAATGTAAATAGCTTAATAGTAATTTGTGAACATATAAAGAACTTTATAGTTAAAAACTTTAATATAAATGAGAGAATAATTAGTATTATCCCTAATGGTATAGATGAGAAAAAGTGGAGTTTTAAAGAACGGGAAAATGGATTTAATATAGTTTATGTAGGATATATAAATTATAAAAAAGGACCAATGCTTTTATTGCATACATTCAAAGCAATTTATGATAAAGATAACAGATATAAATTATATATTGCAGGAATTTTTCAAGATAATAGAGATGTACTTTATTATAATCAAATGATACAGGAATTTGGAATAGAAAATAATGTGATATATGAAGGGTGGCAGGATGATTTAGACAAATGGCTTAATGACAAAGATTATATATTGTGTACTAGCATTCTTGAATCACAAAATGTAAGTGTTATGCAGGCAATGTGCAAAGGCATAAAGCCTATAATTCATAATTTTGTGGGATCCAAAAATATATATGATAAAAAATATGTATGGAATACAATTGGTGAAGCTATTAGTATGATTGAAGAAGATAATTATGCTTCAAATGAATATAAGAAATACATTGTTAAAAACTTTAGTCTTGCTCAGCAGATAGATAAGGTGATGGCAGTAATTGATAATTTGAAAAATACAAATATTGAAGATAGAGAATTATTGGAGAAACCGTTGGTCACTGTAGGGATTACAAACTATAATAATAATACATTTTTAGATAAGTGTATTGAATCAGTATTGAAGCAGACTTATAAAAATGTTGAACTTATAATCGTTGATGATTGTTCTACAGATGATTCAATTAAGAAAATAAAATTCTATGAAGAGAAATATTCAAATATTAGAGCAATATTTCATGAAAAAAATAGTGGGAGTCCAGAGCGTGGAATTGAAGAAATTATTAGTCAGGCAAAAGGTGAATATGTTATGAAGCTGGATGCTGATGATTATTTGGATAATGAAAGGGCGCTTTATGAATTTATTTCTATTTTTATAGAAAATTTAGATTTAGATTATGTCTATTGTAATCTAAAATTAGTTGATAAAGATGGTATTTATCAGAATACATGGAAGTATAAACAATTTCAATATAATGAAATAATATCGGAAACTTTTAATAGAGGTGGCTCAGGGGTTATACCGATAGGAACAGGGGTTTATAAGATTTCATTTTTTAGAATGAATAATTTAAAGTGGTATGATGGTAAAAATATGAGAATTGCTGTTGATACACTAAATTCTTTAATATTTTTAAAAAGTAACATTAGATATGAATATATAGATAAGGATCTAATTTGTTATAGACAACATGAAAATAATATTACTTATGACCTAAAAAATCGAATTAAATCCATTATATATGTTATGGAATATATAGTAAGTAATTTTAGTGAAACCATATATCTAAAAGATATTAATTGGAGTACGCTGACTAAGGAAGATGTAGAATGTACAAAGGGTTATTTAATTGGAACAAAGTATTATCGCACATTTATTATGTACTTAAGAGGAGAAGGAATGCCATGGAAACATGAGTTGAATTTTGATATTGAACAAATTAAATTATTTTTACAACCTCTTATTAATATTGCAGAAAAATATTTAAAAAAAAGTTTGCATAATAATAATTTATATAGTGAAGATATAAATGTTGTTTTAAAAGAACTAAATAAATATAAAATGAATGTAAGACTTAATAAAGCTACGGAAGAGTACAGTATTCAAAGTCAAATTGTAAAAGACGGAAAAGTTGTAAGAAAAAATTTATTAGAACAATATAAGGATAAATATAAAAATAAATATTCTAAACTCTTAATTTATTCACCTACAAATGGATATTGGAAATATAGTTTCTTATCATGGAAGGAAACTTTAAACTATATGGGGATTGAAGTAGATATAATTTATAAGATCAATACAACTTTTGATTACAGTTTTTATAATAGTTATATAACTATAGGTACAAGTACGTATATATATGATTCTTTGAAAAATAAGACAATAACTAATATAAAAAATAAAATAGGAATTATTTCAGTGCAGCTTAATAATGATGAGCTGGATTTAATAAATGTACAATTATCTAAACAATTTAATTTTAAATTTTTAATCTCATCTTTAGCTGAAGAAACAAATGATGTTACTCTGTATAATTGGATAAGCAATAATATAAAAATTATAAATCTTCCATTTGCATTTAATCCATTAAATTATTATCCAGAAGATGCAAATAAAATATATGATTATTTCTTTGTTGGTACCAATAGTTACGTAAAGTATAAAGAAACTGAAAAATATTTAACTCCAATCCTAAGTAAATATAATAATGGAATATTAAGAGGTATAGGATGGGGAAAAGATATACCAGAATTATATCCTAGTAATACTAATTTCTTTTATAATAGAGCAAAAATAAATTTGAATTATCATCTAGATATACAGAAGCAGAATAGAAGTGAAGTTAATGAGAGAACATTTTCTATTGCTTCTTGTGGAGCATTTCAATTAGTAGATAATCCTAAGTTAATTTATGAATTATATTCAGAAGATGACATGGTAATAGCTAACGATGAATATGAATATATAGAAAAGTTTGAGTACTATTTAAACAAGCCATTGGAGCGACTGGAAAAATCTTATAATGCATTAGTAAAGACTTATAAAAAAGATTATAGTTTGTTTAAAGTTTTAGAAAATTTTTTGAAATTAATGGTGTAA
- a CDS encoding DNRLRE domain-containing protein, translating to MKSIILPAIKSLTITNKHPDKSINEDTISVGSDGEYEYYSYLFFDISSIPSNVIISTAKLTLFKVDNFFNDISKKISISPLYDYFSAYTTYNNPPDYDRYTIINFYPLTTNVSVTINIRTIVSSWIKNSLRNKGIILYGRKQAILASFGSVKSSDNYLVPFIVINYIPYSPNKCYEKKLNDEYIHPPDDYSKKNHNDNCFQDDCRDKYIKMCKEELEDVLFKVCKKACNCSSNPYPSNASIARAVDVTGVVAPLSIYYIVVDLQVTRASSGQINHYYVSDEYDNSLNNNSLSIDKTYNIAINPPIQSGDIDNVVLYGSYKGSIS from the coding sequence ATGAAAAGCATTATACTACCAGCTATTAAAAGCCTGACAATTACTAATAAACATCCTGATAAAAGCATAAATGAAGATACAATAAGCGTAGGCTCTGATGGAGAATATGAGTATTATAGCTATTTGTTTTTTGATATTTCATCAATACCTTCTAATGTTATAATATCTACTGCAAAGCTTACACTTTTTAAGGTTGATAATTTTTTTAATGATATAAGCAAAAAAATTTCCATAAGTCCGCTTTATGATTATTTTAGTGCTTATACAACTTATAACAATCCTCCTGATTATGATCGTTATACTATAATAAATTTTTATCCGTTAACTACTAATGTATCGGTAACAATAAATATTAGAACTATTGTTTCGTCATGGATAAAAAACAGCTTAAGGAATAAAGGGATAATACTATATGGAAGAAAGCAAGCTATCCTTGCGAGCTTTGGATCTGTAAAAAGCTCTGATAACTACCTTGTTCCATTTATAGTAATAAATTATATACCTTATTCTCCTAACAAATGCTATGAAAAAAAGCTTAACGATGAATATATTCATCCTCCAGATGATTATTCTAAAAAAAATCATAATGATAACTGCTTTCAAGATGATTGTCGTGATAAATATATAAAGATGTGCAAAGAGGAGCTTGAAGATGTTTTATTTAAAGTTTGTAAGAAGGCTTGCAATTGTAGTTCAAATCCATATCCTTCGAATGCTTCTATAGCCAGAGCAGTAGATGTTACAGGTGTTGTAGCTCCACTATCAATTTATTATATAGTTGTTGACTTACAAGTTACCCGTGCTTCAAGTGGACAGATAAATCATTATTATGTATCTGATGAATATGACAATTCCTTAAATAATAATTCACTTTCTATAGATAAAACTTACAATATTGCTATAAACCCACCTATTCAATCTGGAGATATAGACAATGTGGTCTTATATGGCTCTTATAAAGGTTCTATATCTTAA
- a CDS encoding FAD-binding oxidoreductase: MEYSDLKDIIKDKERIIFGKEIDKKYLTDGLNIDYGDADALVFVENTKEVSEVIKFANENSIPVTPRGAGSCLTGATIPTKKGIILDLSKMNKILEIDEENLLITVEPGVLLKEIQKYVEEKGLFYPPDPGEKTSTIGGNISTNAGGMRAVKYGVTRDYVRELEVVTGNGEVITVGSKTIKNSSGLDVKNLIIGSEGTLGIITKAVLKLIPKPKHTVSILISFDNLEYGINSVSRIIKSSANPTAIEFMERNIAENSERYLNLKLPSDKGNAYLILTFDGEDDEIVANYTKAKEAAINSGALEFRILNSDEAIDTWKIRGALASSVMEFNEQLPIDIVVPIDKTTEFVDFTSKCGEKHGLQVIYFGHAGDGNTHVSIIRNGMGEMEWKKKSHGLALELYIKSHELNGLPSGEHGIGITKKEYFKKVTGEKELRYMQEIKKIFDKNNILNPEKVYC; this comes from the coding sequence ATGGAATATTCAGATTTAAAAGATATAATTAAAGATAAAGAAAGAATTATATTTGGAAAGGAAATAGATAAAAAATACTTAACGGATGGACTTAATATAGATTATGGGGATGCAGATGCTTTAGTTTTTGTAGAAAATACTAAGGAAGTATCAGAAGTAATTAAATTTGCAAATGAAAATTCAATTCCAGTTACACCTAGAGGTGCAGGTTCTTGTCTTACAGGAGCAACTATACCAACTAAAAAGGGAATAATTTTAGATTTATCAAAGATGAATAAAATATTGGAGATAGATGAAGAAAATTTACTTATAACTGTGGAACCAGGAGTCTTATTGAAGGAAATTCAGAAGTATGTTGAAGAAAAAGGTTTATTTTATCCTCCAGATCCAGGAGAAAAGACATCAACTATTGGTGGAAATATAAGCACCAATGCTGGCGGAATGAGAGCTGTAAAATATGGAGTAACCCGTGACTATGTACGTGAATTAGAGGTGGTTACAGGAAATGGCGAGGTCATAACTGTTGGAAGCAAGACTATAAAAAATAGTTCTGGTTTAGATGTAAAGAATTTAATCATTGGCTCTGAAGGAACGTTAGGAATCATAACAAAAGCTGTCTTAAAACTCATACCCAAACCTAAACACACAGTCAGTATATTGATATCATTTGATAACTTAGAATATGGTATAAACAGTGTGAGTAGAATAATAAAATCTAGCGCTAACCCAACAGCAATAGAATTTATGGAAAGAAATATTGCTGAGAATTCAGAGAGATATTTAAATTTAAAATTGCCTTCAGATAAGGGAAATGCTTATTTAATTCTTACCTTTGACGGAGAAGATGATGAAATAGTAGCCAATTATACAAAGGCAAAGGAAGCAGCAATAAACAGCGGAGCTTTAGAATTTAGAATTTTAAATAGCGATGAAGCCATAGACACGTGGAAAATAAGAGGTGCTTTAGCAAGTTCAGTTATGGAATTTAATGAACAGCTTCCTATCGATATAGTTGTTCCTATAGATAAAACAACAGAATTTGTAGATTTTACTAGTAAATGTGGAGAAAAGCATGGGCTTCAGGTTATCTATTTTGGACATGCTGGGGACGGAAATACTCATGTAAGCATAATAAGAAACGGTATGGGAGAGATGGAGTGGAAGAAAAAATCCCATGGGTTGGCTCTTGAACTTTATATAAAGAGTCACGAACTTAATGGTCTGCCATCAGGAGAGCATGGCATAGGCATTACTAAAAAGGAATATTTCAAGAAGGTTACAGGAGAAAAAGAATTAAGGTATATGCAGGAGATAAAAAAGATATTTGATAAGAATAATATCTTAAATCCAGAAAAAGTGTATTGTTAA
- a CDS encoding methionine ABC transporter permease: MDSTIDILKSELGQATLDSGKMIGIALIISLIIGGALGLVLYLTSSRLFFKNKLANSIAGFIINVIRSLPFIILLVLLLPLTKVIVGTNIGPEAATVPITIAAIAFFARLSEGAFSEVDNGVIEAAISSGASMKLIIFDVLIVEALPSLIRGITVNLVSLIGYSAMAGIVGGGGIGDLAIRYGYYRYETGVMIVTVLILLVLVQAIQLTGDALANKLSRK; encoded by the coding sequence ATGGATTCTACAATTGATATATTAAAAAGTGAACTTGGGCAAGCTACTCTAGATTCTGGAAAAATGATTGGAATAGCATTAATTATATCCTTAATTATTGGAGGAGCTTTAGGACTTGTATTATATTTAACTTCTAGCAGGTTGTTTTTTAAAAATAAATTAGCTAATTCCATTGCAGGTTTTATTATAAATGTAATACGTTCACTTCCATTTATAATATTATTAGTGTTACTACTTCCGCTAACTAAAGTTATAGTTGGAACAAATATTGGACCTGAAGCAGCAACTGTTCCTATAACAATTGCTGCAATTGCATTTTTTGCAAGGTTATCAGAGGGGGCCTTTAGTGAAGTTGATAATGGAGTTATAGAAGCTGCAATTTCTTCTGGAGCAAGTATGAAGCTTATTATATTTGATGTGCTTATAGTGGAAGCACTACCAAGCTTAATAAGAGGGATTACAGTAAATCTAGTTAGTTTAATAGGATATTCAGCTATGGCTGGAATTGTTGGTGGCGGCGGTATAGGTGATTTAGCTATAAGATATGGATATTATAGATATGAAACAGGAGTAATGATTGTAACGGTGCTCATATTATTAGTGTTGGTACAAGCGATTCAGCTTACAGGAGATGCTCTTGCCAATAAATTATCTAGAAAATAG
- a CDS encoding ATP-binding cassette domain-containing protein encodes MIELRNINVDFKLKGNLVSAVKNVNLKINKGEVFGIVGLSGAGKSTLVRVINLLQKPSSGEVFVDGREITKLSRVQLRKTRLKIGMIFQHFNLISGKTIYENIEFVLKADNYPKEKRRERIYELLELVNLKEKAEAYPSNLSGGQKQRVGIARAIANNPEILLCDEATSALDLENTEEILKLLKDIKDKTGITIVFITHEMEVAKKLFDRVAVMSEGEIVEINDVYSIFSEPKHDVTKSLINRNSNLEVPKEILRLVGKGEVIRVYYKGDNSLKPIISEAAKNFKTDISIIHGKIEYISGRPIGTLIINLTGDKEEISRAKKYINENVIKTERIVNEQLEVV; translated from the coding sequence ATGATTGAATTAAGAAATATAAATGTAGATTTTAAGTTAAAAGGAAACTTAGTAAGTGCCGTAAAGAATGTAAACTTAAAAATTAATAAAGGTGAAGTTTTTGGAATAGTTGGATTAAGCGGAGCTGGAAAGAGCACTTTGGTTAGAGTCATTAATTTATTGCAAAAGCCATCTTCAGGAGAAGTTTTTGTTGATGGAAGAGAGATTACAAAATTAAGCAGAGTGCAGCTTAGAAAGACAAGACTTAAAATAGGTATGATATTTCAGCATTTTAATTTAATAAGTGGAAAAACAATTTATGAAAATATAGAATTTGTATTAAAAGCAGATAACTATCCTAAGGAAAAGAGAAGAGAGAGGATTTACGAACTTTTAGAGCTTGTAAATTTAAAAGAAAAGGCTGAAGCTTATCCATCTAATTTAAGCGGAGGGCAGAAGCAGAGGGTCGGAATTGCAAGAGCTATTGCTAATAATCCTGAAATATTACTTTGTGATGAAGCAACCTCAGCTTTGGATTTGGAAAATACAGAAGAAATACTAAAACTTTTAAAGGACATAAAAGATAAAACAGGAATAACAATAGTATTCATAACTCATGAAATGGAGGTGGCTAAGAAGTTATTTGACAGAGTAGCGGTAATGAGTGAAGGAGAAATTGTTGAAATTAATGATGTATATTCGATCTTTTCAGAACCTAAGCATGATGTGACTAAATCTTTGATAAATAGAAATTCTAATTTAGAGGTGCCGAAAGAGATATTACGATTAGTAGGTAAAGGTGAAGTTATCAGAGTTTATTACAAGGGAGATAATAGTTTAAAACCCATAATTTCAGAAGCAGCTAAGAACTTTAAGACAGATATAAGTATTATCCATGGAAAGATAGAGTATATCAGCGGAAGACCAATTGGAACTTTAATTATTAACTTGACAGGAGATAAAGAAGAAATATCTAGAGCAAAAAAATACATTAATGAAAATGTAATAAAAACTGAAAGAATTGTTAATGAACAGCTGGAGGTGGTATAA
- a CDS encoding MetQ/NlpA family ABC transporter substrate-binding protein, with amino-acid sequence MKILKKLAVLVVLGTIGASLAACGSSKESAKTDSKEGNKNIVVGVCPGPYGDMVKEALAPVLKAKGYTVTTKEFSDYIQPDKALDNKEIDANLFQHTEYLKKFSADNNLNISPVIVVPTLGMGIFSNTITSLDQLKDGAKVAIPNDASNLARALKLLKDNGVIKLKDNIDETKATEKDVAENPKNIKFTPIEGAQLARSIDSVDAAAIPGNFAFASKFDYSKALAVEKLSENYKNVIAVRTDDLDKDLGKDLKEAVESKEFKEAIENGEFKDFSKPEWWK; translated from the coding sequence ATGAAGATTTTAAAAAAGTTAGCAGTACTAGTTGTTTTAGGAACAATAGGAGCAAGCTTAGCTGCTTGCGGAAGCAGTAAAGAAAGTGCAAAAACAGATAGCAAAGAAGGAAATAAGAATATTGTAGTAGGTGTTTGCCCAGGACCTTATGGGGATATGGTTAAGGAAGCGTTAGCTCCAGTGCTCAAAGCTAAGGGATATACAGTTACAACTAAGGAATTTAGTGATTACATTCAACCGGATAAAGCATTAGATAACAAGGAAATAGATGCAAATTTATTTCAACATACTGAGTATTTAAAAAAATTCAGCGCAGATAATAATTTGAATATTTCACCAGTAATAGTTGTACCAACTCTTGGAATGGGGATATTCTCAAATACAATAACTTCTTTAGATCAATTAAAGGATGGAGCAAAAGTAGCAATACCAAATGATGCATCAAACTTAGCAAGAGCCTTAAAATTATTAAAAGACAATGGAGTTATTAAATTAAAGGATAATATCGATGAAACAAAAGCGACTGAAAAAGATGTTGCTGAAAATCCTAAAAATATCAAATTTACTCCAATTGAAGGAGCGCAGCTTGCAAGAAGCATAGATAGTGTTGATGCTGCAGCAATTCCTGGAAATTTTGCTTTTGCCTCTAAATTTGATTATTCTAAAGCTTTAGCTGTTGAAAAATTATCAGAAAACTATAAAAATGTAATAGCAGTAAGAACAGATGATTTAGATAAAGATCTTGGAAAAGATTTAAAAGAAGCTGTAGAATCTAAAGAATTTAAAGAAGCTATAGAAAACGGAGAATTTAAAGATTTCAGTAAGCCAGAGTGGTGGAAATAA